In Streptomyces sp. NBC_00448, the following are encoded in one genomic region:
- a CDS encoding MarR family winged helix-turn-helix transcriptional regulator gives MSQNGAGVDLDRSLGYLLKEASSALRAAMEEVLRPLGMNVTHYSCLELLSQRPGLSNSELARGAFVTRQSMNVLLQTLERDGYVTRPAQAPVGKVLPTRLTPRGRRSLEKATVAVRSVEVRMLAGMSEAEQSDAFRILRGMIRSLRDGDRDDGNADA, from the coding sequence ATGAGCCAAAACGGTGCCGGCGTCGACCTGGACAGATCACTGGGCTACCTGCTGAAGGAGGCTTCGAGCGCCCTGCGCGCAGCCATGGAGGAGGTGCTGCGGCCCCTCGGGATGAACGTGACGCACTACTCCTGCCTCGAACTGCTCTCCCAACGGCCGGGCCTGTCGAACTCCGAGCTCGCGCGGGGCGCGTTCGTGACACGGCAGTCGATGAACGTGCTGCTCCAGACCCTGGAACGAGACGGCTACGTGACCAGGCCCGCGCAGGCACCCGTCGGGAAGGTCCTTCCCACCCGGCTCACGCCCCGCGGCCGGCGGAGCCTGGAGAAGGCGACCGTGGCGGTGCGGTCCGTCGAGGTCAGAATGCTGGCCGGCATGTCCGAGGCCGAGCAGTCGGACGCGTTCCGGATACTGCGGGGCATGATCCGTTCCCTGCGCGACGGCGACCGCGACGACGGCAACGCCGACGCATAG
- the rhaI gene encoding L-rhamnose isomerase — MPDRSAVKAALSSQVIETPSWGYGNSGTRFKVFAEPGVPRDPFEKLDDAAQVHATTGAAPVVSLHIPWDAVGDYDALARHAKERGLRLGAVNANVFQDDAYRLGSVANPDPRVRRKAVDHLLHCVDIMDATGSRDLKLWFADGTNYPGQDDITARQDRLAEALAEVYARLGEQQRMLLEYKLFEPAFYSTDVPDWGTSYAHCLALGERAQVVVDTGHHAPGTNIEFIVAFLLRQGKLGGFDFNSRFYADDDLMAGAADPFQLFRILHEVAKNGGFAPETGVAFLLDQCHNIEGKIPAVIRSVMNVQEATAKALLVDLDALRAAQAAGDVLGANAVLMDAYNTDVRPLLAEVRQEQGLDPDPLAAYRASGYQERIVTERVGGTQAGWGA; from the coding sequence ATGCCTGATCGGTCGGCGGTGAAGGCGGCACTGAGCTCCCAGGTGATCGAGACCCCGTCCTGGGGGTACGGCAACTCCGGCACCCGGTTCAAGGTCTTCGCCGAACCGGGCGTGCCCCGGGACCCGTTCGAGAAGCTGGACGACGCCGCCCAGGTGCACGCCACGACCGGGGCCGCCCCGGTGGTCTCCCTGCACATCCCGTGGGACGCGGTCGGCGACTACGACGCGCTGGCCCGGCACGCCAAGGAGCGCGGGCTGCGGCTCGGCGCGGTGAACGCGAACGTCTTCCAGGACGACGCGTACCGGCTCGGCTCGGTGGCCAACCCCGACCCGCGGGTGCGCCGCAAGGCCGTCGACCACCTGCTGCACTGCGTCGACATCATGGACGCGACCGGCTCGCGCGACCTGAAGCTGTGGTTCGCCGACGGCACCAACTACCCCGGCCAGGACGACATCACCGCCCGCCAGGACCGGCTGGCCGAGGCCCTCGCCGAGGTGTACGCGCGGCTCGGCGAGCAGCAGCGGATGCTGCTGGAGTACAAGCTGTTCGAGCCGGCGTTCTACTCCACCGACGTGCCGGACTGGGGCACGTCGTACGCGCACTGCCTGGCGCTGGGCGAGCGGGCGCAGGTCGTGGTGGACACCGGTCACCACGCGCCGGGCACCAACATCGAGTTCATCGTGGCGTTCCTGCTGCGCCAGGGGAAGCTCGGCGGCTTCGACTTCAACTCCCGCTTCTACGCGGACGACGACCTGATGGCGGGCGCGGCCGACCCCTTCCAGCTCTTCCGCATCCTGCACGAGGTCGCCAAGAACGGCGGCTTCGCACCGGAGACCGGGGTGGCGTTCCTGCTCGACCAGTGCCACAACATCGAGGGCAAGATCCCCGCGGTGATCCGCTCGGTGATGAACGTCCAGGAGGCCACCGCCAAGGCGCTGCTGGTCGACCTGGACGCGCTGCGGGCCGCGCAGGCCGCCGGTGACGTGCTGGGCGCCAACGCGGTGCTGATGGACGCGTACAACACCGACGTACGGCCGCTGCTCGCCGAGGTGCGCCAGGAGCAGGGGCTCGACCCCGACCCGCTGGCGGCCTACCGTGCTTCCGGCTACCAGGAGCGGATCGTCACCGAGCGCGTCGGCGGCACGCAGGCCGGCTGGGGCGCGTAA
- a CDS encoding MFS transporter: MSHTLPSPAPPRMPTAAPRTGTALLGIALGYFMVLLDTTVLSVAEPDLARSLGSSTAGLQWVVTGYTVAFGALLLSAGAVGDRYGAHRVFRAGIAVFGAGSLLSACAPGLWTLVGLRAVLGVAAAACVPSSMAMISRLYPDPARRARAVAVWAAVSGAALAAGPIAGGLLVALAGWRAVFLVNVPLAALVLALVAGPAVRCPRGEREVDWGGQFAVCAALGLLTDALIAFGAHAVGHGACSAAGAVVAGALFVGRERREWRGQRERPERMDRRERRGASPVLVPAVLRAPGMTGMLVAGAAVGFALTAVLFVLPLFLQSTRGYGAVAAGVAFLPLTLPTAVNPLLVTGRLVARFGPRGPVLGGLALLAAAGGVMAGAASSGAPYPVLAVGLCAAGCGVSLALPALTTAVITLAPAGAAGAAGGLLNAVRQLGATFGVAVLGSFVAVHPSARGVGWGLLLPGVVCALAAVLPVALRAAGGRRAGRGGRSGS, encoded by the coding sequence ATGTCGCACACACTTCCGTCGCCCGCCCCGCCACGTATGCCAACTGCCGCCCCGCGTACGGGAACCGCGCTGCTCGGTATCGCCCTCGGGTACTTCATGGTGCTGCTCGACACGACGGTGCTGTCCGTCGCCGAGCCCGACCTGGCGCGCTCGCTGGGCAGTTCGACGGCCGGGTTGCAGTGGGTGGTGACCGGCTACACCGTCGCGTTCGGCGCGCTGCTGCTGTCGGCGGGGGCGGTCGGCGACCGGTACGGGGCGCACCGGGTCTTCCGCGCGGGGATCGCGGTGTTCGGCGCGGGATCGCTGCTCAGCGCGTGCGCGCCGGGGCTGTGGACGCTGGTGGGCCTTCGGGCGGTGCTCGGGGTGGCCGCGGCGGCGTGCGTGCCCAGCTCGATGGCGATGATCAGCCGGCTCTACCCGGACCCGGCGCGGCGGGCCCGCGCGGTGGCGGTGTGGGCGGCGGTGAGCGGCGCGGCGCTGGCGGCGGGCCCGATCGCGGGCGGGCTGCTGGTCGCGCTCGCGGGCTGGCGGGCGGTGTTCCTGGTGAACGTGCCGCTGGCCGCGCTGGTGCTCGCCCTGGTCGCAGGTCCCGCGGTGCGCTGCCCTCGCGGGGAGCGCGAGGTCGACTGGGGCGGGCAGTTCGCGGTGTGCGCGGCGCTCGGGCTCCTCACGGACGCGCTGATCGCGTTCGGCGCGCACGCGGTCGGCCATGGTGCCTGCTCGGCTGCCGGGGCGGTCGTCGCGGGCGCGCTGTTCGTAGGGCGGGAACGGCGGGAGTGGCGGGGGCAGCGGGAACGGCCGGAACGGATGGACCGGCGGGAACGGCGCGGCGCGTCGCCGGTGCTGGTGCCCGCGGTGCTGCGGGCGCCCGGGATGACCGGCATGCTCGTGGCGGGCGCGGCCGTCGGGTTCGCGCTCACCGCCGTGCTGTTCGTGCTGCCGCTGTTCCTCCAGTCCACCCGGGGGTACGGCGCGGTGGCCGCGGGTGTGGCCTTCCTGCCGCTGACGCTGCCGACCGCGGTGAACCCGCTGCTGGTGACCGGGCGGCTGGTGGCCCGGTTCGGGCCGCGCGGGCCGGTGCTGGGCGGGCTGGCGCTGCTCGCGGCGGCCGGCGGCGTGATGGCGGGCGCGGCGAGCAGCGGGGCGCCGTATCCGGTGCTCGCGGTGGGGCTGTGCGCGGCCGGCTGCGGGGTGTCCCTGGCGCTGCCCGCGCTGACCACCGCGGTGATCACCCTCGCTCCGGCCGGGGCGGCGGGTGCGGCCGGCGGTCTGCTCAACGCGGTCCGGCAGCTCGGGGCGACGTTCGGGGTGGCCGTGCTGGGGTCCTTCGTCGCGGTGCACCCCTCCGCCCGCGGCGTCGGCTGGGGCCTGCTGCTGCCCGGGGTGGTCTGTGCTCTGGCGGCGGTGCTGCCCGTCGCTCTCCGGGCGGCCGGCGGGCGCCGGGCCGGGCGGGGCGGCCGCTCGGGGTCGTAG
- a CDS encoding DUF4232 domain-containing protein → MKSKLTAVAVAAVVIAGTAAAAIPASAATSTAKAKPTRCHTADLKAGFATGGDAAPEMNQTKKQTQAYIWFTNTSKRTCTVSGFAGVDMVGAQKTDGTWSLRRSSQKPVKITLKHGDTTDFSITLAPVARSTPKKEKFVPAKFLVTPPNETKHFALKWPFGGQILKQDGATRPATYLNPVGR, encoded by the coding sequence ATGAAGAGCAAGCTGACCGCCGTGGCCGTCGCGGCCGTCGTCATCGCCGGCACCGCCGCTGCCGCCATCCCGGCCTCGGCCGCCACCTCCACCGCCAAGGCCAAGCCGACCCGTTGCCACACCGCCGACCTGAAGGCGGGCTTCGCCACGGGGGGTGACGCGGCGCCGGAGATGAACCAGACCAAGAAGCAGACGCAGGCGTACATCTGGTTCACCAACACGAGCAAGCGCACCTGCACCGTGTCCGGCTTCGCCGGTGTCGACATGGTCGGCGCGCAGAAGACCGACGGCACCTGGTCGCTGCGGCGCTCCTCCCAGAAGCCCGTGAAGATCACCCTGAAGCACGGGGACACCACGGACTTCAGCATCACCCTGGCCCCGGTCGCCAGGTCCACGCCGAAGAAGGAGAAGTTCGTCCCGGCGAAGTTCCTGGTCACCCCGCCCAACGAGACGAAGCACTTCGCCCTGAAGTGGCCGTTCGGCGGCCAGATCCTCAAGCAGGACGGCGCCACCCGCCCGGCCACCTACCTCAACCCGGTCGGGCGGTAA
- a CDS encoding LysR family transcriptional regulator, whose protein sequence is MAKRSAAAGRAGTAGTAGLRTRVGAARTGTGAGPAAGTGPAAGTAGADRPAGVSGTPVPAQPAPPLDLRQLRTFEAVAGTGSVTDAAVRLGLAPSSVSQAVRTLEVALGVELFERRPRGMRVTAAGERLLVWSRRLLEQAEQARREVVDAGRERTAVRLGALESIAAAIVPGILQRLGARRPDLDVEVTSQADRSALLASVAAGELDAALVLDAGDSLGGLGFAPPAGAELEFLDLEPVPLVLVAAPGHRYATADRLAPSDLRGERLLVNVHSACSFALATGRLCGPGVERVHAGSVAVMRAWARRGVGLALLPSFAVADDLAAGTLTALPLPAPTLHLRLTWPPSRTTHPPTRALLYAASA, encoded by the coding sequence ATGGCGAAGCGAAGCGCTGCCGCGGGCAGGGCAGGCACGGCGGGCACGGCGGGGCTACGGACACGGGTGGGCGCGGCGCGAACGGGCACGGGCGCAGGACCGGCCGCAGGAACAGGACCGGCCGCGGGCACGGCGGGCGCCGACCGGCCGGCGGGCGTGAGCGGCACCCCGGTTCCCGCTCAGCCCGCGCCCCCGCTGGACCTGCGGCAGTTGCGCACCTTCGAGGCCGTCGCGGGGACCGGAAGCGTGACGGACGCCGCCGTACGCCTCGGCCTCGCGCCGTCGTCGGTGTCGCAGGCGGTGCGCACCCTGGAAGTGGCGCTCGGGGTCGAGTTGTTCGAACGGCGGCCGCGCGGCATGCGGGTCACGGCAGCCGGTGAACGGCTGCTGGTGTGGAGCCGGCGGCTGCTGGAGCAGGCCGAGCAGGCCCGCCGCGAGGTGGTCGACGCGGGCCGGGAGCGTACGGCGGTACGCCTCGGCGCGCTGGAGTCGATCGCCGCCGCGATCGTGCCGGGGATTCTGCAGCGGCTCGGCGCGCGCAGGCCGGACCTGGACGTGGAGGTCACCTCGCAGGCCGACCGGTCCGCGCTGCTGGCGTCGGTCGCCGCGGGGGAGTTGGACGCGGCCCTGGTGCTGGACGCCGGCGACTCGCTCGGCGGCCTCGGGTTCGCGCCTCCGGCCGGCGCGGAGTTGGAGTTCCTGGACCTGGAGCCGGTGCCACTGGTGCTGGTCGCGGCGCCCGGGCACCGGTACGCGACCGCCGACCGGCTCGCCCCGTCGGACCTGCGCGGCGAGCGGCTGCTGGTCAACGTCCACTCCGCCTGTTCCTTCGCGCTCGCGACCGGCCGGCTGTGCGGCCCCGGCGTGGAGCGGGTGCACGCGGGCAGCGTCGCCGTGATGCGGGCGTGGGCCCGGCGCGGTGTCGGCCTGGCGCTGCTGCCGTCCTTCGCGGTCGCCGACGACCTGGCCGCGGGCACCCTGACCGCGCTCCCGCTGCCCGCCCCCACCCTCCACCTCCGCCTGACCTGGCCCCCCTCCCGCACCACCCACCCCCCGACGCGCGCGCTCCTGTACGCCGCGAGCGCCTGA
- a CDS encoding VOC family protein, with the protein MPATGPDFISLQVRDLDASQAFYEQYLGLVRSQAGPPHAVVFETKPIAFALRDIVPGTDLASVARPGIGAAIWLHATDVQAIHDALVADGHAIVSAPIDGPFGRTFTFADPDGYQVTLHDRA; encoded by the coding sequence ATGCCCGCCACCGGCCCTGACTTCATCTCCCTCCAGGTGCGCGACCTCGACGCTTCACAGGCGTTCTACGAGCAGTACCTCGGCCTGGTCCGCTCCCAGGCCGGACCTCCGCACGCCGTCGTCTTCGAGACGAAGCCGATCGCGTTCGCACTCCGCGACATCGTTCCCGGCACCGACCTCGCATCCGTCGCCCGGCCCGGCATCGGTGCCGCGATCTGGCTGCACGCCACCGACGTCCAGGCCATCCACGACGCTCTCGTCGCCGACGGTCACGCCATCGTCTCCGCACCGATCGACGGCCCCTTCGGCCGGACCTTCACCTTCGCCGACCCCGACGGCTACCAGGTCACCCTCCACGACCGCGCCTGA